One Alphaproteobacteria bacterium DNA window includes the following coding sequences:
- a CDS encoding ribonuclease H-like domain-containing protein: MIHLHKNDLPANIDFGSIVAMDTETMGLNPQRDRLCLVQLSDGNGDAHLVQFANGDYSAPNLKKLLTNPKVTKLFHFARFDIASMQAYLGVMTGPIYCTKIASRLARTFTDRHGLKDLTKDLLGIEISKQQQSSDWGAAELSKEQLEYAASDVMHLHALKVKLDVMLQREGRKEVAEACFAFLPIRAALDLAGWPETDIFAH, encoded by the coding sequence ATGATCCATCTCCACAAAAACGACCTTCCGGCAAATATTGATTTCGGTTCCATCGTTGCGATGGATACGGAGACCATGGGGCTTAATCCACAACGTGACCGTTTATGCCTTGTGCAGCTTTCCGACGGGAATGGCGATGCGCATCTTGTGCAATTTGCAAATGGTGATTATTCAGCGCCTAATTTGAAAAAACTTTTGACTAATCCGAAAGTGACCAAGCTGTTTCATTTCGCGCGGTTTGATATCGCATCGATGCAGGCTTATCTCGGTGTTATGACTGGCCCCATCTATTGCACTAAAATTGCATCACGCCTTGCCCGTACATTTACCGACCGTCATGGCCTAAAAGATTTAACGAAAGATTTGCTGGGCATTGAAATTTCCAAGCAACAACAAAGCTCAGATTGGGGCGCTGCCGAACTTTCCAAGGAACAGCTGGAATATGCGGCATCCGATGTCATGCATTTACACGCGCTCAAAGTAAAACTAGACGTCATGCTGCAACGCGAAGGCCGCAAGGAAGTGGCGGAAGCCTGCTTTGCCTTTCTTCCTATCCGCGCCGCGCTGGACCTTGCAGGCTGGCCCGAAACCGATATTTTTGCGCACTAA
- a CDS encoding SCO family protein: protein MNKLKTIRIIAWLVIAVLGIWFLVKPPINTNGAQEAPVPVMDVKEPFAMLNHKGKPVTEAFVTGKPSMIFFGFSHCPAICPGAMADMGIWLEKLGKDASRINPVFVSVDPERDDVKRLSSFLKSYDKRITGLTGTPEQVAAITKAYGIYYKKMPPMNPENGDGGDYMVDHSASIYLYDKNRRLISTIDTTEDRDIAFAKIKKLIAENQ from the coding sequence ATGAACAAACTTAAAACAATACGCATCATTGCATGGCTGGTGATTGCCGTTCTGGGCATCTGGTTTTTGGTGAAGCCGCCGATCAATACGAATGGTGCGCAAGAAGCCCCCGTTCCTGTCATGGATGTGAAGGAACCCTTTGCCATGCTGAACCACAAAGGCAAACCGGTGACTGAGGCTTTTGTCACAGGCAAACCTAGCATGATTTTTTTCGGTTTTTCTCATTGCCCTGCGATCTGCCCCGGCGCGATGGCGGATATGGGCATTTGGCTGGAGAAATTGGGCAAAGATGCATCGCGCATCAATCCTGTTTTCGTTTCGGTTGATCCTGAGCGCGATGATGTAAAGCGCCTTTCCAGTTTTTTAAAATCATACGATAAACGCATCACGGGTTTAACCGGAACACCCGAACAAGTTGCCGCCATTACCAAAGCATATGGCATTTATTATAAAAAAATGCCCCCCATGAATCCTGAAAATGGGGATGGCGGCGATTACATGGTGGACCACAGCGCCAGCATCTATCTGTATGACAAGAACCGCCGTCTGATCAGCACCATCGATACGACAGAAGACCGCGACATCGCCTTTGCAAAAATAAAAAAGCTGATTGCAGAAAACCAATAG
- a CDS encoding cation transporter codes for MGKDCCAITPEPGDDTPAYRRVLWAAFIINLVMFLIELAAGLAAGSVSLQADALDFFGDAANYIISLFVLNMALHQRAQASLLKGAAMGLFGLWVAGATVVQTILGTLPHATTMGVVGLAAFAANGLVLVLLWKYKSGDSNRQSVWLCTRNDVIGNLAVILAALGVLGTGTSWPDIIVAAIMSGLALHSAWLIVHKACTELKTS; via the coding sequence ATGGGCAAGGATTGCTGTGCTATAACCCCAGAACCCGGTGATGATACACCTGCATATCGCCGGGTACTTTGGGCCGCGTTTATCATCAACCTTGTCATGTTTTTAATCGAGCTTGCCGCTGGTCTTGCGGCAGGCTCGGTTTCTCTTCAGGCAGATGCGCTCGATTTTTTTGGCGATGCCGCCAATTATATCATCAGCTTGTTCGTTTTAAATATGGCGTTGCATCAACGGGCGCAAGCATCGCTCCTGAAAGGTGCCGCGATGGGATTATTTGGACTATGGGTTGCTGGCGCAACTGTTGTGCAAACCATTCTTGGCACTCTTCCGCACGCAACTACGATGGGGGTTGTCGGGCTTGCTGCATTCGCCGCAAATGGGCTCGTGCTTGTACTTTTATGGAAATACAAATCAGGGGATAGTAATCGTCAGTCAGTTTGGCTTTGTACCCGCAATGATGTTATCGGCAATCTCGCGGTTATACTTGCAGCTTTGGGCGTATTAGGCACGGGGACTAGCTGGCCAGATATAATTGTTGCGGCGATTATGAGCGGCCTTGCTTTGCATAGTGCGTGGCTTATTGTACATAAAGCCTGCACAGAATTAAAAACATCTTAG
- a CDS encoding thioredoxin domain-containing protein, protein MRHLFTFLIIFLFASPLFALEVTELKTKLSTDRVLGKESAKVTLIEYASLSCSHCAKFHAETMPSIQKDYIDTGKVRFIYRDFPLDAKALIAAKLAHCAAKQSGDEKYFAAVKLLFEKQKEWTAAEDLNDALFGYSSNLGLDRKALETCFADKDLDKKIAASRLDGTKMGVSSTPSFFVNGEAAEEFHTPVEAAKTIDAVLAGKSLDQERKETAAKALKVQPTDLVLGKENAKVTVIEYLNVGCPHCGSLHKSLLSSLQKEYIDTGKVRLVFRELPMASSAFHAYLLAHCKGKEHFFDMLNVLIENNAWSATHAFMGPLRAAAEAAGITKDAFYTCMENKGVEARITENVAMAQQTLKINHSPTIFVNGEQLGHVDNAQDVISWIDAALRK, encoded by the coding sequence ATGCGCCATTTATTTACGTTCTTAATTATTTTTCTTTTTGCTTCACCCCTCTTCGCACTTGAAGTAACCGAGTTAAAAACCAAACTATCCACTGACCGCGTCCTCGGCAAAGAAAGCGCCAAAGTTACACTGATTGAATATGCTTCGCTGTCATGTTCACATTGTGCCAAGTTTCATGCAGAAACCATGCCTTCCATCCAGAAGGATTATATCGACACAGGCAAAGTACGGTTCATCTATCGCGACTTTCCGTTGGACGCCAAAGCGCTCATTGCAGCAAAATTGGCACATTGTGCAGCAAAACAAAGCGGTGATGAAAAATACTTTGCTGCCGTGAAGTTGCTATTTGAAAAGCAAAAAGAGTGGACAGCGGCTGAAGACCTTAATGATGCTCTTTTCGGTTATAGCAGCAATCTGGGTCTTGATCGCAAGGCACTGGAAACGTGTTTTGCCGATAAGGATCTGGACAAAAAAATCGCTGCGAGCCGTCTTGATGGAACAAAAATGGGTGTGAGTTCCACGCCTAGCTTTTTTGTGAACGGTGAGGCTGCAGAGGAATTCCACACACCTGTTGAAGCTGCCAAAACAATCGATGCGGTATTGGCAGGAAAGTCGCTTGATCAGGAACGTAAGGAAACGGCAGCAAAAGCCTTGAAAGTTCAACCCACTGACCTTGTGCTTGGCAAAGAAAATGCCAAAGTCACTGTGATCGAATATCTTAATGTGGGATGCCCACACTGCGGCAGTCTTCACAAGTCACTGCTTTCAAGCTTGCAAAAAGAATATATCGACACCGGTAAAGTGCGCTTGGTATTTCGTGAACTGCCGATGGCAAGCTCTGCATTTCATGCGTACCTACTGGCGCATTGCAAAGGCAAAGAGCATTTCTTTGATATGCTAAATGTATTAATTGAAAATAACGCATGGTCTGCAACCCATGCGTTTATGGGCCCATTGCGTGCCGCAGCGGAAGCAGCGGGCATCACGAAGGATGCGTTTTACACTTGCATGGAAAACAAAGGGGTTGAAGCCCGCATCACTGAAAATGTTGCTATGGCTCAGCAAACATTGAAAATAAACCATTCCCCCACTATCTTCGTGAATGGCGAGCAACTTGGCCATGTCGATAACGCACAAGATGTGATTAGCTGGATTGATGCCGCGCTGAGGAAATAG
- the panC gene encoding pantoate--beta-alanine ligase, whose amino-acid sequence MPHGRLISIEQITQCRELVARWRSQGATIGFVPTMGALHEGHLSLVKKSLEAGHKTVVSIFVNPKQFGPNEDFAKYPRVLDVDAQLLKDAGADMLFAPTATEMYPDGFATKVSVTGLTDYLCGPFRPGHFEGVATVVTKLLNQVQADEAFFGDKDWQQLQVIKRLARDLDIPTRITGVPIVREEDGLALSSRNRYLDAADRAKASLLNITLRSVADEIMAGDNIEDALKAARVGLFENGFKVDYLELADASTLAPVRSLDNPVRLFVAARLGATRLIDNMAVN is encoded by the coding sequence ATGCCCCATGGACGATTAATAAGTATAGAACAGATAACGCAATGCCGCGAATTGGTGGCCCGGTGGCGCAGCCAAGGCGCAACCATTGGGTTTGTGCCAACCATGGGCGCATTGCATGAAGGGCATCTAAGCCTTGTTAAGAAAAGTCTGGAGGCTGGCCATAAAACGGTGGTGAGCATTTTTGTGAACCCAAAACAATTTGGCCCGAATGAAGATTTTGCCAAATACCCCCGCGTGCTGGATGTGGATGCGCAGTTATTGAAAGATGCGGGCGCGGATATGCTGTTCGCGCCAACAGCAACCGAAATGTATCCGGATGGGTTTGCAACCAAGGTGAGTGTCACTGGCCTGACCGATTATTTATGTGGCCCGTTTCGCCCCGGGCATTTTGAAGGCGTTGCAACGGTGGTCACTAAATTACTCAATCAGGTGCAAGCGGATGAAGCATTTTTTGGCGATAAGGATTGGCAGCAATTGCAAGTCATCAAACGTCTTGCGCGTGATCTGGATATTCCAACGCGCATCACCGGTGTGCCGATAGTGCGGGAAGAAGATGGCCTCGCGCTCTCGTCGCGCAACCGTTATCTCGATGCAGCGGATAGGGCAAAAGCGTCATTGCTGAATATCACGCTGCGCAGCGTGGCCGACGAAATCATGGCGGGTGATAACATTGAAGACGCATTAAAGGCCGCGCGCGTTGGGTTATTTGAAAACGGCTTTAAGGTAGATTATCTGGAACTTGCTGATGCCAGCACCTTGGCGCCCGTGCGCAGCCTTGATAATCCTGTGCGGCTTTTTGTTGCGGCGCGCCTTGGCGCGACCCGCCTTATTGATAATATGGCAGTTAATTAA
- a CDS encoding SGNH/GDSL hydrolase family protein, with protein MVSRIDEQPRATRANGQTNRPRLIVLGDSITAHITSDLQRALQQHGSNLRVDNRAVGGSAISYNRSDRNWLRDGPMIAAGIRPGDVVLFNIGHNDFYTMGKRAGWDNQFLHRNPGYMNKATFLQHYENLIREFQNNGARVIVAGPVPYLRPNAGAAPFLETHHQAALDRIPELSRELENLSKRLNVQFIPSLDNRALHDKSSRVPDGLHLNAEGMRIFSQQIASNLVNPTPRPAAIAAATPSSTPTTKPFVMHRHNSA; from the coding sequence GTGGTATCAAGGATCGATGAACAGCCGCGCGCTACACGCGCAAACGGCCAGACAAACCGCCCACGACTTATCGTGCTGGGCGATTCCATTACAGCGCATATAACAAGCGATCTGCAACGTGCGTTGCAACAGCATGGATCCAATTTGCGCGTGGATAACCGCGCGGTAGGCGGCAGCGCCATTTCCTATAACCGCAGTGACCGCAACTGGCTGCGCGATGGGCCGATGATTGCCGCAGGCATAAGACCCGGTGATGTGGTGTTATTCAATATCGGTCACAATGATTTTTATACGATGGGCAAACGCGCGGGCTGGGATAACCAGTTTCTGCATCGTAACCCCGGCTATATGAACAAGGCCACGTTCTTGCAACATTATGAAAACCTTATTCGTGAATTCCAGAACAACGGTGCGCGCGTGATTGTTGCAGGGCCCGTTCCTTATCTACGACCCAATGCGGGCGCAGCGCCGTTTTTAGAAACACATCATCAAGCGGCGCTTGACCGCATTCCCGAATTATCACGCGAGCTTGAGAATTTGAGCAAACGGCTGAATGTACAATTTATACCAAGTCTGGATAACCGCGCACTGCATGACAAATCATCGCGCGTCCCCGACGGCTTGCATTTAAACGCTGAAGGAATGCGCATTTTTTCCCAGCAGATTGCAAGCAATCTTGTAAACCCAACCCCGCGTCCCGCAGCAATTGCCGCCGCAACGCCATCATCCACGCCCACGACCAAGCCGTTTGTGATGCACCGGCATAATTCGGCTTAG
- the aqpZ gene encoding aquaporin Z, protein MTYSTPNKLLAEFFGTFLLVLGGCGSAVLAAAVPTLGIGFTGVSLAFGLTVLCGAYAFGPISGGHFNPAVSFGLAVAGRFSWKDFVPYVISQVLGACAAAGVIYLVATGKADSSIGGFAANGYGEHSPAGYTFQAGVIIEVVLTALFLLVILGATESRVPAGFAPIPIGLALTLIHLISIPVTNTSVNPARSTGQALFVGGWAIEQLWVFWVAPLAGGLIGGLLHKTFFAQK, encoded by the coding sequence ATGACTTACTCAACACCCAACAAACTTTTAGCGGAATTTTTTGGAACCTTTTTGCTTGTGCTGGGCGGTTGCGGTAGCGCCGTGTTAGCAGCGGCTGTTCCAACCCTTGGTATCGGTTTTACCGGCGTCTCGTTGGCGTTTGGTTTAACCGTATTATGCGGCGCCTATGCCTTCGGCCCGATTTCGGGTGGCCATTTTAATCCGGCGGTATCGTTTGGTTTGGCAGTGGCCGGACGTTTTTCATGGAAGGATTTTGTGCCCTATGTGATTTCGCAAGTGCTTGGCGCATGTGCGGCGGCGGGTGTGATTTATCTTGTTGCAACGGGTAAAGCTGATTCATCGATTGGCGGCTTTGCAGCCAACGGATATGGCGAACATTCACCAGCGGGCTATACGTTTCAAGCGGGCGTTATAATCGAAGTGGTGCTGACCGCGTTATTCTTGCTGGTGATTTTGGGTGCAACCGAAAGCCGCGTGCCTGCCGGCTTTGCGCCAATCCCGATTGGCCTTGCGCTTACCCTTATCCACTTAATCTCCATTCCCGTAACCAATACATCCGTCAATCCTGCGCGTTCAACGGGTCAGGCGTTGTTCGTAGGCGGCTGGGCTATTGAACAGCTTTGGGTATTCTGGGTTGCGCCGCTTGCTGGCGGTTTAATTGGCGGATTGTTGCACAAAACTTTTTTTGCGCAAAAATAA
- a CDS encoding N-acetylmuramoyl-L-alanine amidase, whose protein sequence is MQDDDISFDQENDLKLRRRQFMQLAGCAMALSSCLILPHKSFAQTVAALGKNTDKNNGQLPGRKPKPPRLIMIDPGHGGHDPGAIGKHGTYEKDVTLDISRRLVDNLNQGGNVLAKLTRRSDVFLPLKERVNIAREARADLFISIHADSAPTQAARGLSAYSLSEKGTDKFARELAMRENSVDEVGGVDLKGTEPDVAAILMDLTARHTRNAALKAKKQIVRGIRGKWQLLDNPIRAANFAVLRAPDIPSILLETGFLSSIKDEALLRDAAQRQRIAGLLSKEMTALLSSPPFA, encoded by the coding sequence GTGCAGGACGACGACATCTCCTTTGACCAAGAAAACGATTTAAAACTGCGCCGCAGGCAATTCATGCAGTTGGCCGGCTGCGCGATGGCCTTGAGCTCGTGCCTTATTTTGCCACACAAGTCGTTTGCCCAGACGGTTGCGGCCCTTGGTAAAAATACCGATAAAAACAACGGCCAATTGCCCGGCCGCAAGCCCAAACCCCCACGGCTGATTATGATTGACCCGGGCCATGGCGGCCATGACCCCGGCGCAATTGGCAAACATGGCACCTATGAAAAGGACGTAACGCTCGATATTTCGCGGCGTCTTGTCGATAACCTTAATCAGGGCGGGAATGTGCTTGCCAAGCTCACACGGCGCAGTGATGTATTCCTGCCGCTCAAGGAGCGCGTGAACATCGCGCGTGAAGCCCGTGCTGATTTATTCATTTCCATTCATGCCGATAGTGCGCCAACCCAAGCCGCCCGCGGATTATCCGCATATTCGCTTTCTGAAAAAGGTACGGATAAATTTGCTCGCGAACTCGCGATGCGGGAAAACAGTGTGGATGAGGTTGGCGGCGTTGACCTGAAAGGCACGGAGCCGGATGTTGCAGCGATTTTAATGGATTTGACCGCGCGCCATACGCGCAATGCCGCACTTAAAGCCAAGAAACAAATCGTGCGTGGCATACGCGGCAAATGGCAATTACTCGATAATCCCATTCGTGCAGCCAATTTTGCGGTACTGCGCGCACCGGATATTCCATCTATTCTTCTGGAGACAGGTTTTCTATCCAGCATCAAGGATGAAGCATTATTACGCGATGCTGCCCAGCGCCAACGGATTGCCGGTCTTCTGTCCAAGGAAATGACTGCACTGTTATCCAGCCCGCCTTTTGCGTAA
- a CDS encoding mucoidy inhibitor MuiA family protein, translated as MFEYHSRRITLCLLASGFMLVSHAACATIIDATSRVTAATVLPDRAIITREVKAHVPSGAHVVSIKNIPSGVNEASLRVEGKGTAAIKIGAVEVKHVYLSELAGEAERAKMAEVEAKQDERALIEAEITALDTRASFITRLVNAGAEKSDVTTGAKIDFQPEKWTQAWSLLQTGMVDTQKELAAKRIALRKIDVVLQKLNQELAQVRSTKAMERRDAQIHLEASGESDVTLTLTYQSNGVTWQPVYDARLDTSGGELALEQYGQVRQQTGEDWSDIVLTLSTARPAMSSEMPPLRDWRVGTYAPPPIAMMESSYNQMAKRSAPAGAAMDSLAAAAPAAPEPVAIEAELQQASVVSTEYAAEFKVPGRIDLKSTSDATKLYINTVKMKSALSARVTPRLDPHAYLFVEATNTADFPVIPGPVSKYRDGTFIGNAAMPLLRPSEKADLSFGTDDRVKVTYKRIKDDTSNPALLVGDATIVRQYETKLQNLHKTDLPITIYEQYPISNDGDVKTEVIEDLTSKDSIKDPDNRLGVVVWKTTLKPNEEKGYTLGFKVKYPKGSPINGL; from the coding sequence ATGTTTGAATACCATTCACGCCGCATCACATTATGTTTGCTGGCTTCAGGTTTTATGCTGGTCAGCCATGCCGCGTGTGCCACCATCATCGATGCAACATCGCGCGTGACCGCAGCAACGGTATTGCCAGATCGTGCGATTATCACACGTGAGGTGAAAGCACATGTTCCATCCGGCGCGCATGTCGTTTCCATTAAAAATATTCCTTCAGGAGTGAATGAAGCATCGCTTCGTGTTGAAGGAAAAGGTACGGCCGCCATCAAAATCGGCGCGGTAGAAGTCAAGCATGTGTATCTGTCGGAATTGGCAGGCGAAGCTGAACGTGCCAAAATGGCAGAGGTTGAAGCCAAGCAAGATGAACGCGCGCTGATTGAAGCTGAAATCACCGCCCTTGATACGCGGGCATCGTTTATCACACGGCTGGTGAATGCTGGCGCAGAAAAGAGCGATGTAACCACAGGCGCCAAGATAGATTTCCAGCCCGAAAAATGGACGCAAGCATGGTCGCTGCTGCAAACAGGTATGGTGGATACACAAAAGGAACTTGCGGCCAAGCGAATTGCGCTGCGCAAGATTGATGTTGTGCTGCAAAAATTGAATCAGGAATTGGCGCAAGTGCGCAGCACCAAAGCAATGGAACGCCGCGATGCGCAAATTCATCTGGAAGCATCGGGTGAAAGCGATGTGACGCTGACGCTTACCTATCAAAGCAATGGTGTGACATGGCAACCGGTTTATGATGCACGCCTCGATACATCTGGCGGCGAGTTGGCGCTTGAGCAATATGGGCAAGTGCGTCAACAAACCGGTGAGGATTGGTCGGATATTGTGCTGACCCTTTCCACGGCACGGCCAGCGATGAGTTCGGAAATGCCGCCCCTGCGTGATTGGCGCGTGGGCACTTATGCGCCGCCGCCGATCGCGATGATGGAAAGTTCTTATAACCAGATGGCAAAACGCTCTGCACCGGCCGGCGCTGCAATGGATAGTCTGGCTGCTGCCGCGCCTGCGGCTCCCGAACCCGTTGCGATTGAAGCCGAGTTACAACAAGCGAGCGTTGTATCCACCGAATATGCCGCAGAATTTAAGGTACCCGGGCGTATTGATTTGAAATCAACCTCGGATGCTACAAAGCTTTATATTAATACCGTAAAAATGAAGTCGGCATTGTCAGCGCGTGTTACCCCGCGGCTTGACCCGCATGCTTATTTATTTGTTGAAGCAACCAACACTGCCGATTTTCCGGTTATCCCTGGCCCGGTTTCCAAATACCGCGATGGTACGTTTATTGGCAATGCCGCTATGCCGTTGCTGCGACCATCTGAAAAAGCAGATTTGTCCTTTGGCACTGATGACCGTGTGAAGGTGACGTACAAGCGTATCAAGGATGACACCAGCAACCCCGCCTTGTTGGTTGGCGATGCTACGATTGTTCGCCAATATGAAACCAAATTGCAAAATCTGCACAAGACAGATTTGCCAATTACAATTTACGAACAATATCCCATCTCAAATGATGGCGATGTTAAAACCGAAGTAATCGAAGATTTGACAAGCAAGGATTCCATCAAAGATCCGGATAACCGGCTGGGCGTAGTGGTGTGGAAAACGACGCTGAAACCCAACGAGGAAAAAGGCTATACGCTGGGCTTCAAGGTCAAATACCCCAAAGGAAGCCCAATTAATGGGCTTTAG